One part of the Lotus japonicus ecotype B-129 chromosome 2, LjGifu_v1.2 genome encodes these proteins:
- the LOC130736586 gene encoding uncharacterized protein LOC130736586: MAKEMAIDEADVSILPVEMIFQEEATTNKDNTRLEEDEHGVEQFEDIRNLRNSPREATGTTPFRLAYGQEAVLPAEVYLQSCRIQRQEEIPSEVYWYMMLDELVNLDEERISTLDVLTRQKDRIAKAYNKKVKDRSFVTGDYVWKVILPMDKKDRVYGKWTPNWEGPFKVEKTLPNNAYVIKELSSQRQCVTINGKYLKAYKPMLHEIKIE; the protein is encoded by the exons atggccaaagaaatggctattgacGAAGCTGATGTCTCAATTTTGCCTGTCGAGATGATAtttcaggaggaggcaacaacaaataaggataacacgCGCTTGGAAGAAGACGAGCATGGCGTCGAACAATTCGAAGATATCCGCaatttgag gaattcaccaagggaagcaACAGGaacaacgccttttcgactggcctatggccagGAAGCTGTGCTGCCCGCAGAAGTATATTTGCAATCGTGTagaattcaaagacaagaggaAATCCCAAGTGAAGTTTACTGGTATATGATGCTAGATGAATTGGTtaacctcgacgaagaaagaatCTCGACACTAGACGTTCTaacaaggcaaaaggatcgcatagctaaagcatacaatAAAAAGGTTAAAGATCGATCTTTTGTCACAGGAGACTACGTGTGGAAAGTTATCCTCCCAATGGATAAGAAGGATAGGGTTTACGGGAAATGGACCCCCaattgggaagggccatttaaAGTCGAAAAAACGTTACCTAATAATGCCTACGTGATTAAGGAATTGAGCAGTCAGCGTCAGTGTGTcacgataaatggcaagtatCTAAAAGCATACAAGCCAATGTTGCATGAaatcaaaattgaataa
- the LOC130736588 gene encoding uncharacterized protein LOC130736588 has protein sequence MKNLVLEAYSGKADPKEHLLYFNTKMVISVASDAVKCRMFPSTFKGTAMAWFMTLPGGYITNFRDFSSKFFVQFSASKSKQVTIEDLYNVRQSNGETLKQYVKRFSTASVKIEESEPHACARAFKNGLQPGKLNSKLSRKLARSMVEIRALENTYILDEEDDAFKRKRAETEKEGDQRDASTKGKPSKEKGEGGRRRDKKIESGERTAREPLYPRKESFERRRPWHQTDSRRREESGKSLNAHLT, from the coding sequence atgaagaaCCTCGTTCTGGAAGCATATAGTGGCAAGGCCGATCCCAAGGAGCACCtgctgtatttcaacacgaagatggtgataagtgTTGCTTCTGACGCGGTGAAATGTAGAATGTTCCCGTCAACTTTTAAAGGCAcagcgatggcgtggttcatgACCTTGCCTGGCGGATATATCACGAACTTTCGCGATTTCTCGTCAAAGTTCTTTGTTCAGTTTTCTGCGAGCAAGAGCAAGCAAGTTACGATAGAGGACTTATACAACGTGCGCCAGTCGAACGGGGAAACTCTGAAGCAATACGTGAAACGATTCAGCACGGCGTCTGTTAAAATTGAGGAGTCAGAACCCCATGCTTGTGCGCGTGCTTTCAAGAACGGGTTACAACCAGGAAAGCTGAACAGTAAGTTGAGCCGAAAGCTAGCTCGGTCGATGGTGGAGATTCGCGCGCTGGAAAACACTTACATTctggacgaggaggatgatgctttcaaaCGAAAACGTGCAGAAACGGAAAAAGAGGGCGATCAGAGAGATGCATCAACGAAAGGAAAACCAAGtaaagagaaaggagaaggtGGTAGGCGGCGAGATAAGAAGATAGAGTCAGGGGAAAGGACTGCGAGGGAACCGTTGTACCCTAGGAAGGAAAGCTTCGAGCGTCGTCGCCCGTGGCATCAGACCGACTCCCGCCGGCGTGAGGAGTCGGGGAAGAGTCTAAACGCGCATTTGACATAA